Part of the Candidatus Thiothrix putei genome, TGACTGGGCGTTGTTTCCGGTGCAGGCTGTCAAGGAAGACCTCGACGCTGCTGCCAGTGCTGCCGACAACGACAGCCCTTACTGGTCGGGTGCGTTGGAAGCCGCCGAGGATGCGCTCGCCACCTTCCACTGGTACGGGCAAGCCCCCAGCGCACCGTTGCTGGCGGCCTACAACGACGTGCTGAACGCTTACGCCATCGCATCCGCCCCCGATTTCCGCCCTGACCAGAACCAGACTGTCATTGACCAATTGGGCAAGGCCGCAGACAACCTGCAAACCCTTCCCGCCGCCGCCGATTTGCAGGCCGCCACCCGCGCCCTGATCGACAAGGTGACGCCGGAAAGCGGTGCCATCAAGCAACTGGCACACGACATCCACCTGCTGATCAGCCAGCAGCGCCAACAGGCTGCTACGGCGGCACAGCAACCCACCCCGTAACGCCAGCGGAGCTTCGCTATGGACTTCCTGCACGACCCAATTTTACTCTCGCGCTTCCAGTTCGCCTTCACCGCTATGTTCCACATCCTGTGGCCGGTGCTGACCGTGGGGTTAGGGGTGTTCCTACTGGTGCTGGAAGTGCTGTGGCTGAAAACCGGCGATGACGATTACTACCGCCACGCCCGTTTCTGGGCAACCCTGTTCACCCTCAATTTCACCATCGGAGTAGTGACGGGTTTGCCACTGGAGTTTGAGTTCGGCAGCAACTGGGCAAACTTTTCCGCTGCTGCCGGGGATTTCTTCGGCAATATCCTCGGCTTTGAGGGCGCGATGGCCTTCATGCTGGAAGCCGGTTTCCTCGGCATCATGTTGCTGGGCTGGCAGCGAGTCCCGGCAGGGATGCACTTGTTCGCCACCCTGATGGTGGTGTTCGGCGCGTCGCTGTCGGTGTTCTGGATTCTGGTGGCGAATACTTGGTTGCAAAACCCGGCGGGCGGTGTGTTCCAGCACGGCATTTTTGTGATCAAAGATTATTGGGAGGCGATCTTCAACCCGATGCTGCTGGCGAGCGTGGCGCACATGTGGCTGGCAGCACTGGAAACCGGTCTGTTTGTGATCCTCGGCATCACCGCATGGTATTTGCTGCAAGGGCGGGAAACGGCTTTTTTCCTCAAGGCATTCCGTCTCGCCCTGTTGCTGGCAGTGATCGTCGCGCCGTTGCAAATCTGGATGGGCGATACCAGCGGACGCGGGGTATTTGAACACCAGCCTGCCAAAGGGGCGGCAATTGAAGGGCATTGGCACACTAACCCGGCGGGCGAAGGTGCGTCATGGGCATTGGTTGCATGGCCGAATGCCACCACCCAAAGCAACGATTGGGCAGTTACTATCCCAGATGTACTTAGCCTGCTGGCAACCCATACCCTGGACGGCAAGGTGGTGGGCTTGAAAGACATCCCGGTGGCTGACCAGCCGCCTGCATTGCCACTGCTGTTTTACAGCTTCCGTATCATGGTGGCGGTGGGAGTGTGGTTCTGGCTACTGGGATTGTGGTCGGTGTGGGTGTATTGGCGTGGTGGCTTGCGGCCTGCAACGGTGGGGCAACAACGCTGGTTGCTGCGGGCATGGCTGTATTCCTTGCCGCTGGGTTATGTGGCGGTGGAATGCGGCTGGATCGTGCGCGAAGTCGGGCGGCAACCGTGGATCATCTACGGGGTGATGCGCACCACAGAAGGCGCGTCCACGCTGCCTGCCCCACTGGTGGCGGCCTCGCTGGGGCTGTACCTGTTGCTTTACGCCGGTCTGTTGCTGGCATTCTGGGTATTCGCCCGCCGCTGGTTGCGGCAAGGGCCAAAACCACTGGAGGCATTGTCATGAATGAACTGCACGCTTTTCTGGTGACCGCTTGGTTTGTGCTGCTGGGGCTGATCATTGTGCTGTATGTGGTGCTGGACGGCTTTGACCTCGGCATCGGGATGCTCAGCCTGCTGGAGCCGCAACTGGAGTTGCGCCGCCGCATGTTACTGCCCATTAGCGGGGTGTGGGATGCCAACGAAACTTGGCTAGTGCTGGCGGGCGGAGTGCTGTTTGGCGCGTTCCCGCTGGGCTATGCGCTGATCCTCAGCCAGTTGTATGTCCCGGTGCTGTTGTTGCTGGTGGGGCTGATCCTGCGCGGGGTGGGGCTGGAATACAGCCACCATGCCGAACACCCGCGCTGGTGGCTACGTCTGTTCGGGGTGGGCAGCGTGTTAGCGACGCTGGCACAGGGGTTGCTGCTGGGCGGTATCCTCAATGGCTTGCCCGCAACCGGGGCAAGCACTGCGGGTTTCATTGCCAACTGGCTGAATCCGTTCACCTTGCTGGTGACAGTGGGGGTGGTGCTGGGTTATGCCCTGCTGGGGGCAACGTTCCTGCTGCAACGCTGTAGCGATGGGCGGGTGCAAGCTCAGGCGCGGCGCTGGGGCAGGCTGGCGGCAAGCGGCATGTTGCTGGCACTGGCGGCGGTGGCGGTATGGACACCGCTGTTACACCCTCCGATGGCGCAACGTTGGGCAACCCCGCCTACCCTGATGGTCATGACCGGGGTCTTGCTGTCCGGCAGCATTGCCGGGGTTGGGTTATTCCAGAGCCTGCGGGTGCGGGATTACGGCTCGCCGTTCCTGTGGGGCTTGCTGGTGTTCG contains:
- the cydB gene encoding cytochrome d ubiquinol oxidase subunit II; translation: MNELHAFLVTAWFVLLGLIIVLYVVLDGFDLGIGMLSLLEPQLELRRRMLLPISGVWDANETWLVLAGGVLFGAFPLGYALILSQLYVPVLLLLVGLILRGVGLEYSHHAEHPRWWLRLFGVGSVLATLAQGLLLGGILNGLPATGASTAGFIANWLNPFTLLVTVGVVLGYALLGATFLLQRCSDGRVQAQARRWGRLAASGMLLALAAVAVWTPLLHPPMAQRWATPPTLMVMTGVLLSGSIAGVGLFQSLRVRDYGSPFLWGLLVFVLAFIGLAVSLYPELVPGRLSLEQAAASNQTLLFMIVGIGTLMPLMLAYNGFQYLVFSKTDQTQE
- a CDS encoding cytochrome ubiquinol oxidase subunit I, with amino-acid sequence MDFLHDPILLSRFQFAFTAMFHILWPVLTVGLGVFLLVLEVLWLKTGDDDYYRHARFWATLFTLNFTIGVVTGLPLEFEFGSNWANFSAAAGDFFGNILGFEGAMAFMLEAGFLGIMLLGWQRVPAGMHLFATLMVVFGASLSVFWILVANTWLQNPAGGVFQHGIFVIKDYWEAIFNPMLLASVAHMWLAALETGLFVILGITAWYLLQGRETAFFLKAFRLALLLAVIVAPLQIWMGDTSGRGVFEHQPAKGAAIEGHWHTNPAGEGASWALVAWPNATTQSNDWAVTIPDVLSLLATHTLDGKVVGLKDIPVADQPPALPLLFYSFRIMVAVGVWFWLLGLWSVWVYWRGGLRPATVGQQRWLLRAWLYSLPLGYVAVECGWIVREVGRQPWIIYGVMRTTEGASTLPAPLVAASLGLYLLLYAGLLLAFWVFARRWLRQGPKPLEALS